A single window of Nicotiana sylvestris chromosome 3, ASM39365v2, whole genome shotgun sequence DNA harbors:
- the LOC104221462 gene encoding trihelix transcription factor ASIL2 — translation MEHDEETHSHQSGGSGSRSPESPRSNGRITVTVASAPPPQNTLTLALPIQQPQPLRTSGGSGGGGGGGREDCWSEGATGVLIDAWGERYLELSRGNLKQKHWKDVADIVSSREDYRKTPKTDIQCKNRIDTVKKKYKLEKSKIASGQGPSKWPFFEKLDQLIGPTAKINPTIAAGGVGPSNLYSSNQKLQVPMGIPMGVRSLPHLRPHQQLQSQQQKQKQPFRKRPHVDSDTSESESEPELSPDSTDSFPPGTFQRKRPRIQRELMNSRQGTRGGSGEASGKGKNWGNSVRELTRAILKFGEAYEQAESAKIQQMVEMEKQRMKFAKELELQRMQFFMNTQLELSQLKNHRRVGNSNHRSNNHTTTANNHNSSDSS, via the coding sequence ATGGAGCACGATGAAGAAACTCACTCTCATCAGTCCGGTGGCTCTGGATCTCGATCTCCAGAATCGCCGCGATCTAACGGGAGGATAACGGTGACGGTGGCCTCAGCGCCTCCTCCTCAGAACACCTTGACTTTAGCTCTACCAATACAGCAACCGCAACCTCTTAGAACGTCCGGCGGAAGCGGTGGAGGTGGCGGTGGTGGAAGGGAGGATTGCTGGAGTGAAGGCGCTACGGGTGTACTGATCGACGCTTGGGGTGAGCGGTACCTGGAGTTGAGCAGAGGTAATTTGAAGCAAAAGCACTGGAAAGATGTAGCCGACATTGTTAGTAGCCGTGAAGATTATAGAAAAACACCTAAAACTGATATTCAGTGCAAAAATCGAATTGATACTGTGAAGAAGAAATACAAGCTGGAGAAGTCTAAGATCGCTTCTGGTCAAGGTCCGAGCAAGTGGCCTTTCTTTGAGAAGCTGGATCAGTTGATTGGTCCGACGGCTAAGATCAATCCAACCATCGCCGCCGGAGGTGTTGGACCGTCTAATTTATATTCAAGTAATCAAAAATTGCAAGTGCCTATGGGTATTCCTATGGGAGTTAGGTCCCTTCCTCATCTTCGACCACATCAACAGCTGCAATCACAACAACAGAAGCAGAAGCAACCCTTTCGGAAAAGGCCTCACGTGGACTCAGACACGTCGGAATCGGAGTCGGAACCGGAGCTTTCGCCTGATTCAACTGATAGTTTTCCACCGGGAACTTTCCAGAGAAAGAGGCCAAGGATTCAGAGGGAATTGATGAACTCAAGGCAGGGGACACGTGGAGGAAGTGGAGAAGCTAGTGGAAAGGGCAAAAATTGGGGGAATTCAGTGAGGGAGTTGACACGGGCGATTCTGAAATTCGGGGAAGCTTATGAACAAGCAGAGAGCGCGAAGATACAACAAATGGTGGAGATGGAGAAACAAAGGATGAAGTTTGCTAAAGAACTGGAGTTGCAGAGAATGCAGTTTTTTATGAATACACAATTGGAGCTTTCACAGCTGAAGAATCATAGGAGGGTTGGGAACAGCAACCACCGTAGCAACAATCATACCACCACCGCCAACAACCATAATAGTAGTGATAGCTCATAG